A single window of Archangium gephyra DNA harbors:
- a CDS encoding S1C family serine protease — MTGGRWWWGVSLATVLCGTLGAPAWGARRGEDERLWVEAQQRSVREERSVLSQVARSAMPAVVSITTTQPGTTADGEQQKGIGSGVIIHPDGYILTSDHVIEGAEGITISVLSEQGYPEEYPAELVGEDERTDFALLKIDAGRKLPVLKLASASRVDVGDWVVVIGNPFGLTHSVTAGVVSAKGRTDVTPNGRDGDFDYMQVDASINPGNSGGPVLDVHGDVVAIANAVNVAGQGIGFAIPVDIAKAVVPHLQKYGRVRRGWMGVSVLDCTPDAIEAYGLANARGVVVSEVTDGGPASRAGLQVGDVIESMDTGKVERAAKLRWQVAARGVGRSVVLRVRRGERPLKLRVKLEELPREVQEAAPTLAAPSKGASPDGQPGTGGSGRPDAPSP; from the coding sequence ATGACGGGTGGACGGTGGTGGTGGGGTGTCTCGCTGGCGACAGTGCTGTGCGGCACCCTGGGTGCGCCAGCCTGGGGCGCGCGGCGGGGAGAGGACGAGCGGCTGTGGGTGGAGGCGCAGCAGCGCTCCGTCCGCGAGGAGCGCTCGGTGCTGAGCCAGGTGGCCCGGTCGGCCATGCCCGCGGTGGTGTCCATCACCACGACGCAGCCGGGCACCACCGCCGACGGCGAGCAGCAGAAGGGCATCGGCTCGGGCGTCATCATCCATCCGGACGGCTACATCCTCACCAGTGACCACGTCATCGAGGGCGCGGAGGGCATCACCATCTCGGTGCTCTCCGAGCAGGGTTACCCCGAGGAGTACCCGGCGGAGCTGGTGGGCGAGGACGAGCGCACGGACTTCGCGCTGCTGAAGATCGACGCGGGCCGCAAGCTGCCGGTGCTCAAGCTGGCGTCGGCGTCGCGGGTGGACGTGGGCGACTGGGTGGTGGTGATCGGCAACCCCTTCGGGCTGACGCACTCGGTGACGGCGGGCGTGGTGAGCGCCAAGGGCCGCACGGACGTGACGCCCAACGGGCGCGACGGGGACTTCGACTACATGCAGGTGGACGCCTCCATCAACCCGGGCAACTCGGGCGGGCCGGTGTTGGACGTGCACGGGGACGTGGTGGCCATCGCCAACGCCGTCAACGTGGCGGGCCAGGGCATCGGCTTCGCCATCCCGGTGGACATCGCCAAGGCGGTGGTGCCGCACCTGCAGAAGTACGGGCGCGTGCGCCGCGGGTGGATGGGCGTGTCCGTGCTGGACTGCACCCCGGACGCCATCGAGGCCTATGGGCTGGCCAACGCCCGGGGCGTGGTGGTGTCGGAGGTGACGGATGGAGGCCCCGCCTCCCGGGCCGGGCTCCAGGTGGGTGACGTCATCGAGAGCATGGACACCGGGAAGGTGGAGCGCGCCGCCAAGCTGCGCTGGCAGGTGGCGGCCCGGGGCGTGGGCCGCAGTGTGGTACTCCGCGTGCGCCGGGGAGAGCGGCCCCTGAAGCTGCGGGTGAAGCTCGAGGAGCTGCCCCGGGAGGTCCAGGAGGCGGCTCCCACCCTCGCGGCGCCCTCCAAGGGGGCCTCCCCGGACGGGCAGCCGGGCACGGGGGGCAGCGGCCGCCCGGACGCCCCCTCTCCCTAG
- a CDS encoding RNA methyltransferase, with translation MNLTVVLHQTRSPDNLGAVARVMANFGFSRLVLSDPATYAFRAAERLAVKSDSVLDAMAVAQNLPEALKDCVYAVGTTSRTQIEGRTALTPEEAAARLADQSRRGRVALVMGGEQRGLSNEELAFCTDFLVIPTSDVQPSMNLAQATAVLLYLCSREGRKPAEAVAPVAPVASEQQGAKMGTVRALGERMRQVMLEAQFLNPQAPDHILMELERSLLRAELTQREAELWLTAFKHVGRAMGGGKGTPGKGAPSPGPGQDG, from the coding sequence GTGAACTTGACCGTCGTCCTCCACCAGACGCGATCACCGGACAACCTGGGGGCGGTGGCCCGGGTGATGGCCAATTTCGGCTTCTCCCGTCTCGTCCTCTCCGACCCCGCCACCTACGCCTTCCGAGCGGCCGAGCGGCTCGCGGTCAAAAGCGACTCCGTCCTGGACGCCATGGCCGTGGCCCAGAACCTGCCCGAGGCCCTCAAGGACTGCGTGTACGCGGTTGGCACCACTTCTCGCACACAGATCGAGGGCCGGACGGCGCTCACCCCCGAGGAGGCGGCGGCGCGGCTGGCGGATCAGAGCCGGCGGGGGAGGGTGGCGCTGGTGATGGGGGGCGAACAGCGGGGGCTGTCCAACGAGGAGCTGGCCTTCTGCACGGACTTCCTCGTCATCCCCACCAGCGACGTGCAGCCGTCGATGAACCTGGCGCAGGCGACGGCGGTGCTGCTCTACCTGTGCTCGCGCGAGGGCCGGAAGCCCGCGGAGGCGGTGGCGCCCGTGGCCCCGGTGGCTTCGGAGCAGCAGGGCGCGAAGATGGGGACGGTGCGCGCGCTGGGCGAGCGGATGCGCCAGGTGATGCTGGAGGCGCAGTTCCTCAACCCGCAGGCGCCGGATCACATCCTGATGGAGCTGGAGCGGAGTCTGTTGCGTGCGGAGCTCACCCAGCGCGAGGCGGAGCTGTGGCTCACGGCCTTCAAGCACGTGGGACGAGCGATGGGCGGGGGCAAGGGCACTCCCGGGAAGGGAGCGCCCTCGCCAGGCCCCGGCCAGGACGGCTAG
- a CDS encoding phosphoribosylaminoimidazolesuccinocarboxamide synthase, which produces MNTSALHAQLPHTLRQTNLPSLGQHYQGKVRDTYRQGDRLVLVTSDRLSAFDHVLTTIPFKGEVLNRLATFWFERTKHIVANHVLDVPDANVTVARACEPFAVEVVVRGYLTGSLWRDYQKGTHTAYGVPFADGMRKDEAFPSPILTPSTKAQYGQHDEPISEQEILAKNLASARDWARITEAARGLFLEGQKWARTRGLILVDTKYEFGKVGDELYVIDEIHTPDSSRYWVANEYEARFAKGEDQRMLDKENIRQWLIRERGFQGHGTPPAIPDDVRVSLAEKYLAAYAQITGTPLELNVGDVHARIEKNLKARGYL; this is translated from the coding sequence GTGAACACCTCCGCACTCCACGCGCAGCTTCCGCATACGCTCCGGCAGACGAACCTGCCCTCCCTGGGCCAGCACTACCAGGGGAAGGTCCGCGACACGTACCGCCAGGGAGACCGGCTGGTGCTGGTCACCTCGGACCGGTTGTCGGCGTTCGACCATGTGCTGACCACCATCCCCTTCAAGGGCGAGGTCCTCAACCGGCTGGCGACGTTCTGGTTCGAGCGCACGAAGCACATCGTCGCCAACCACGTGCTGGACGTGCCGGACGCGAACGTGACGGTGGCGCGCGCCTGCGAGCCCTTCGCGGTGGAGGTGGTGGTGCGCGGCTACCTGACGGGCAGCCTGTGGCGCGACTACCAGAAGGGCACGCACACGGCCTACGGGGTGCCCTTCGCGGACGGGATGCGCAAGGACGAGGCATTCCCCTCCCCCATCCTCACGCCGTCCACGAAGGCGCAGTACGGCCAGCACGACGAGCCCATCTCCGAGCAGGAGATTCTGGCGAAGAACCTGGCGAGCGCGCGGGACTGGGCGCGCATCACCGAGGCGGCCCGGGGGCTGTTCCTCGAGGGCCAGAAGTGGGCGCGCACGCGCGGGCTGATTCTGGTGGATACGAAGTACGAGTTCGGCAAGGTGGGCGATGAGCTGTACGTCATCGATGAGATCCACACGCCGGACTCGAGCCGCTACTGGGTGGCGAACGAGTACGAGGCGCGCTTCGCCAAGGGCGAGGACCAGCGGATGCTGGACAAGGAGAACATCCGCCAGTGGCTCATCCGCGAGCGGGGCTTCCAGGGCCATGGCACGCCGCCGGCGATTCCGGATGACGTGCGGGTGTCGCTCGCGGAGAAGTACCTCGCGGCCTACGCGCAGATCACCGGCACGCCGCTGGAGCTGAACGTGGGCGACGTGCACGCGCGCATCGAGAAGAACCTGAAGGCGCGCGGGTATCTCTGA
- the bla gene encoding subclass B3 metallo-beta-lactamase: protein MRLLALLIPLVTAAAPSVPPDTAPVDCHDCAEWNRPQAPFRVYGNTYYVGVAGLSSVLIDSGKGLILVDGALPQSAERIAEGVRALGFDLRDVKWILNSHAHSDHAGGIAALRRMSGAQVAASPAGAKALRLGSTTPDDPQAGFGAAMRYPAVRDVVTVADGGTVALGELVVTAHHTPGHTPGATTWTWRSCEGERCVDVVYAESLTAVSAPRFRYGADAARVQRFRGSIQKVRTLPCDVMIPTHPEAGRVFELRARSEREGRQAFIEPGACRAYADRADRGLTARLAQEAEGKVE, encoded by the coding sequence ATGCGACTGCTCGCCTTACTCATCCCGCTCGTCACCGCCGCAGCCCCCTCCGTCCCGCCCGACACCGCGCCCGTCGACTGCCACGACTGCGCGGAGTGGAACCGGCCGCAGGCGCCGTTCCGCGTGTACGGGAACACGTACTACGTCGGCGTCGCGGGACTGTCGTCGGTCCTCATCGACAGCGGGAAGGGCCTCATCCTCGTCGACGGCGCGCTGCCCCAGTCCGCGGAGCGCATCGCGGAGGGCGTGCGCGCCCTGGGCTTCGACCTGCGCGACGTGAAGTGGATCCTCAACTCGCACGCGCACTCCGACCATGCCGGGGGCATCGCGGCCCTCCGGCGGATGAGCGGCGCCCAGGTGGCGGCGAGCCCGGCCGGAGCCAAGGCGCTGCGCCTCGGGTCGACCACCCCGGATGACCCCCAGGCGGGCTTCGGAGCCGCCATGCGCTACCCGGCCGTGCGAGACGTGGTGACGGTGGCCGACGGCGGGACGGTGGCGCTCGGCGAGCTCGTCGTCACCGCGCACCACACGCCGGGGCACACCCCCGGAGCGACGACGTGGACGTGGCGCAGCTGCGAGGGGGAGCGCTGTGTGGACGTGGTGTACGCCGAGAGCCTCACGGCCGTGTCCGCACCGCGCTTCCGCTACGGCGCCGACGCCGCCCGCGTGCAACGGTTCCGCGGCAGCATCCAGAAGGTCCGCACCCTGCCGTGTGACGTGATGATCCCCACCCACCCGGAGGCGGGCCGCGTCTTCGAGCTGCGGGCCCGGAGCGAGCGCGAGGGGCGACAGGCTTTCATCGAACCGGGCGCCTGCCGCGCGTACGCGGACCGGGCGGACCGGGGGCTCACCGCGAGGCTGGCGCAGGAGGCGGAGGGCAAGGTCGAGTAG